DNA from Vulpes vulpes isolate BD-2025 chromosome 9, VulVul3, whole genome shotgun sequence:
GGGGACACCTGTGGTTGTTACCCCTGATGGGGGGACCCTTCTGGCATGGAAGGGGTGTGGCCAGGGGTGCTGCTGACCCTCCACAGAGAGTGACCTGCTCCTAATGTCAGCAGGGCCCAGGGGGACAGAGCCTACATTGATTATTTGGAAAAACATTGAGTCTGACCCCTGCTCATGCTGGACAACAGTTTAAACCCCCAGGGGTCAGAGGGTACAAACCAGGTGACTGCAGCATCTGTGAGTCGCCCCCACTCGGAGTGTGTAGTTAAGTGTGTGCGGCATCCGGGGACCTCAGGGGTCAGATGGTCACAGAGAGCAGTCTCCTGGGGGTCGGGAACCCCCTGACCGAGGTGGTCCCGCCTGGGGGACATTCTGCTCCCTGCCTCAGGGCACACTGGACAGAGACCAGGGTTGCTGTTAGTACTCTGCACTGCACAGGACagctctaccaccaccacccccacacacagagcAAGGAATGATCCAGGCCCTGATGGCGATGGAGCCGAGGCAGAGAAAAATCTAAAGTAGGTCACGAATCCTTGTAACAGCTGGTAAGGACACCCCTGTTACCCcattttagagaagaggaaagTGAGAGTATTGGCTGGGACTCTTAGAAGGGACGGAGAGCTCAGGCCTGGGGGAAGGGGCGTGGAACAGGCCTCAGGCAGAAATGGCTGGACCTGAGATGTCTCTCCAGGCCCTCGTCCTCCAGCCTGTCATCCTTGTGCCTGCCCGGGGCAGGCCCTGGGGGGCTCTGACTCCTTGGCCGTGAGTCACAGGGAGGGGCCGGGCCGGCAGTTGAGAGGAGCCGCCAGGGTGGCAGGCAGTGCGGGGAAGCTCAGGAAGCTCAGGAAGCGGGCAGTGAGGGAGTGATCAGGCCAGAGTGCTTCGGACCTCGTGGGGCGGGGACCCTCGTGGGGGCGGGGGACCCTCGGTGCAGAGGCCTTGAGGCTCCAAGGGCTGGGGGCATGGAAGGGCGGAAAGGAGTGTGCCTTGGTCTTCTAGTTTTTTAAACCCTTGCCTCAGCAGTCTCCGTCACGCTCCCCGCTCCCACCTTCACCACCTTCACCACCCGGACCAGGAGGGCAGGAAACTTCTGCCAAAGATGAGGCTCCTTTCTCCGTTGCTCTTCTGCAAGCGCCCCTCACCACCAGGCCCTGCAGTAGCTCCCCTCGTCCCACGCACCCGTACGTGTGTGCATGGCCCAGCGTGGGGGACCCACGGGAGGGGAAGGCCTGGAGCACACAGGCGGGGCTCCGGCTGTGCCACCTGTCGGGCCCTGTGACCCCTGCCAAGACCCTGAACACCTCGGTCTGGTTTGTACCGCGGTGCTTTCGGGCTGGGGAGTTGGCGGACGTGAGGGCTAGGTGGTAAACGCATGGGCTTTGTGGGGCCCCAGGCGAGATCGGGGGTATCTGTCCGCGTGACTTAAGAATGCGAGATTCAGCGGgtgccctggggggctcagcggttaagcggctacctttggctcagggcgtgatcccagagtcgggagcatagggctccctgcggggggcctgtttctccctctgctgtgtctctgcttctctccctttgcgtctctcatgaataagtaaaatatttttttaaaaatgcgaGATTCAGTCTCCTCAGGCAGCTGCCCAGACGTGACCCTCAAGGCCTGACTTAGAGCACAACATACAGGGTCCCGGGATTGTACATCTGACGGGAAGCACTCAGGctctgggaaaaagaaataactttctaattataataaaatacacgTAATGGAATGTACCATCTTAACCACCTCTAAGTGCACAGCTCAGGGCACGGAGCACACTCAACCCCGCTGTGCGCCACCCCCACCACcgtctccagaaccttccatctccCCACATGGAGACCCCGTCCCCAGGAAGCACGgatccccgcccccctgccccgcccctggctccccccacctcctctgtctctgtggacgggcctcctctggggccctcctgggagtggggtcctgcGGGAGGTGtccttctgggtctgggtcccctccctgagcccggtGTCCTCGGGGTCCCTTCCTTCCTGGGGCTGGGTCGTGTCCCAGGAGTGGACGGGCCGCCCTCTGCTAACCCATGCGTGTGCTGACAGACACTGAGTTGTGTCTACTTTTCAGCTCTTGGAGATGATGTCGCTGCCAAAACAAACATCTAAAATGAAAACAGCTTGACGTTTCAGCGCGTGTCTGGCCTCCTTAGGTTTGGAGGTCAGCAGGCCGACTGCTGTGCTCTTGTACCCTCTCAGCTGGGGAGCAGGACTGACTTTTGGTGCTGTGCTTCCCCCAAAATGAGTGGGTTGTGATGGTTGATCTCTGTGGGCCCCCCGGTAGCCCCCAGGGACCTCCGGTCTGGGGCCGCCTGTTGTCATCTAGGCTCCGGCTCGTCCTAATCACAGACCTTCCAGCTGTAGGCAGGTTTCTGGCCAAAGACGCGTGTGTCCAGAAATGGGGAGCTCGTTACCATCTTCAAGGAGCTTTAATTCCTCCGCCTGCTTACGGAACatgggtttttattgttttttttttttaagtttttcctttataattgaAGTATAAATCGTTTACCTTGAAGTATGGTAGGTTTTGGTATATTTATGCTTCTCTGAGTCCAGAAcgttccatcaccccaaaaagaaactgtCTCCATAGccttcacccccatcccccccggCCCCCACGAGCCCCCTCCCTGTCCTGGACGTGTCACACACGTGGGCTCACACCCCGTGGGGCCTCCTGTGTCCGGTTCCTCCACTTGAAGAAGCATCTGTCGAGGGACACAGATTCCCACGAAGCAGAGACCGAACAGACACGCCTGGTGGAGGCACCGTCTCGGTGTGGCACCGGCCTGCGTGGGGAGCCTGGGGCCACGTGACGGGCTCTCCCCGGCTTTGTTGAACCATTGTGGCTGGTAACAGGCTAACGAGAGTGCCGGCAGGAGCCCCCGCTCCTTGTTTTCTGCGGGGCACGGGctgctcaccccaccccccgcaggcGTTTTGGGGAGACCGAGGTGCTGACTGCTGGGGGTTCCTTGGGCTGGCCGCTCCTCACAGGCCACGGTCCCCAACCTGTTGCTTTTGTCGGTGGGAGCGACCAGGGAGGTCGTGGTGTGGAGGGGATGACACGGTGTCACGTGACGTGCCTGACCCATCATAGACCCTTGGGTAGCAGAACCCTCTTGCCCAGAATGTTCCAGACCAGGGCTCTCCCCTGGGCATGGCTGACACTGGAACTGATAGTTTTCCATTATGTGGGCGTCCTGGGAACCGGGAGCTGAGCAGCATCCCAGGTCCTCGTGGCCCAATGCCAGGAGCACCCCCATCGTGGTGACCACGGATGTCCCCAGACATGGCCCAGAGTCCCTGAGGCAGGGTCACTCCCGGCTTGGGAGTCCAGCACTTGCAGAGGGACCAAGAGCTGGCCCTCAGGCAGCCTGGAAGGGGCTCCGTGCCCCTGCACCTTTCGGGCTACTCTGggcccctcctctcccagccGTTTACCCCTCACTTACTCGTCAGATAGAGCTGGCCAGGTgaggcgcctgggggctcaggaggtgaagtgtctgccttcggatcaggtcacCTAGGTCACGACCCCATAGTCCGGCGGGGAAGGACGTCGGCTGcagccccctgcttgtgctcttgtgcCCTCGtgtgttcatgctctttctctgtcaaataaataaataaagtctttagaaaagACCCGACCAGGGCGCTTAAAGTGGCTTCCTTGGGCCTGGGGCTCGTGCAGGCCTGGTGAGCCAGCGCCCGGAGGTCCGGGGGGCCTGGAGCAGCAGGTGCCACCCGTGCCCTCGGTCTGTGCTCCTCACGGCCCTGGCTTGGCTCCACAGATCTTGAAAACCCCAGGGCATTGTCTCTTCCTGTCTGAAGATGGATAACAAGAAGCGCCTGGCCTACGCCATCATCCGGTTCCTGCATGACCAGCTCCGGCACGGGGGGCTCTCGTCCGACGCCCAGGAGAGCTTGGAAGGTACGTGTGGGCCCGCTGTCCTCCCCGCTTCCCGCCACACACAGCCAGCCCTGTCACCTCAGGCCCAGCTTCCTGCAGGAGTTCTGGTGAGCTCTGCATATTTCATCAAGGTGtggttccagaacattctccTCCACCTTTGTCACACTGATCAGAGAAGAAAGGCTCATTTTAAAGAAAGGGTGGGATGGCCACGGCGCCTGGGAGCCGCACAGGGCTGGGGGACAGGATCCCAGGCTGGACCGGCACTTGAGCGGCCTCTGCCCAGACCCCGCCACCAGCCCCTTGGCGTCCACCTGGCTCGGCCCGCAGTGACACAGTGGGAGTTGGCGGTTCggcacctgccatgtgccaggccttTGACCTGGGTCTCATAGAAGGGGTACTCCCCTGAGCCCCAGAGTCTGGGCTGCGTTCAGAAGAACATGCTTCTGTCCACCTCACAGTTGCAATCCAGTGCCTGGAGACTGCTTTTGGGGTGACAGTGGAAGACCATGACCTCGCCCTCCCTCAGACTCTGCCGGAAATATTTGAAGCAGCTGCTGCAGGCAAGGTGAGTTTCTGGACTTCACGGGACTGGCGTAACAGCAGGAGTCGCCTGGGCCCCCGAGCACCTGCGCAAGACCTGGGTTCTCCCCCAGGCTGCTTCCCGGCTGTGGACCAGGGAAGTGGGGGCCCGGCCCTGGCCGGAGGTGCTCTCCACAGTGCCTAGCTGCCCTCGGGCGGCCCCTGAGCAGGAGGGAGGCCGTGGGTGTGGGCTTTTTGGAGGAGGAGACGGTAGGGTTGCCCGCTGCCTGCAAACGGCTTGTCTTTGCTTTGGGACAGGAGGTGCCACAGGACCTGAGGAGCCCCGAGCGGACCCCGCCTTCAGAGGAGGACTCAGCCGAGGCAGAACGCCTCAAAACTGAAGGTGAGCTGAGACTGCATCCCCACCAGGCACCTGACCCACCTGGCCTGCGGGGGGCCCCGGGGTGCGGCTgcgggaggggagctgggccCCTAAGCATACAGCGCCAGCATGTGGGAGGATAAGCCCCGCGCTCAGCCCGCGGGGATGTATGCGGGGCAGTGGCCAGGGAAGGCATTCCCCGCAGCTCCCCGGTGGCCACACGGCGGGCACGTGGCCCAGCCGGTCCCCTCCCACACCCAGGACAAATGCAGGCGTGTGTCCACAGCAGCCAAAAGGTAGAACggcccaaatgtccataaactgGTAAAGGGTGAACAAAATGCGATGTATCTGTGTTCTGGAATGTCCCTCAGCCACAAATGGGTAAGGTGCCCACATGCACCACCCCAGGGACGGACCCCGAGCCCATGACGCTCAGGGAGGGAACCAGATACAGGAGGCCCCACAGGGTGTGAGTCCATGTGTGTGACACGGCCAGGATGGGCTCGCCCACGCACAGGGGAGGGGGCTCGGGGGCCAGGGGAGGGTGAGGAGTGACTGCTCATGGGGAGGGACTTTTTTGCGGGggaatggaatgttctggaattaggttGTGGCGTTGGACACTTGTGAATTTCTAAAAGCCGCTGAGTCATTCACTTTGAAAACGTGAGTTTTACATTCAGATTACATTTCGTGAAAATTGGTTTCTTGTgaaagaaggagcagagagactTACGTCTCCAAATGTCACGACCAAAGCAGTGACGGTCATCACTGAGTGCCGGCTCAGGCCAGAACCCAGATCCTCCTCCACACCCCAGCACCCCTGAGTGTTGCATCCTggccccccggcccctcccccccaacGTCTTGCACCTTCAGGGAGAAGCCCGGGAGAGCTGGGCCGGACGTCTTGGCCCCCGGGATGTGACGTGAACAGCTGGGCATacgttgttttttctttccctttaggaAACGAGCAGATGAAGGTAGAAAACTTTGAAGCTGCCGTGCACTTCTATGGGAAAGCCATCGAGCTGAACCCGGCCAACGCCGTCTACTTCTGTAACAGGTAGCGGCCGGGCGCGCTCGGGGAGGTGTTCACACTGTGATCATTCATCCAGCGCCCAGATAAGCAGCCAGCAGCCCGTGGCCAGCAAGGCGTCAACAGGAGCTGATCGTGGCATTAAAATCAAAGTTAGGGACACCATCCTGCACAGGTGTTGGGTGAGGACACAAGCCAAACCACGGGTGACCATATGGCGCCTGCGCTCACGGTGGCGTTACTGCTGGCCGTGGGGAGCCCCGTGTGGCTGGTACTTTAAGGGAAAGCTGCCTCAGCCTCCCAGAACGGACCGCCGTGCTGACGACAGGGCCTGGGAGGGGCGTGGGACAAGCCAGGGCCCCGGCATTGGATAGCCCAGATCGGGGCGCAGAGCTGCTCCTGTCTTAGTTTCTTTCCTCTGACTCTGGGGCGATAACGCAAACACACTGACAGAGAAGTTGCACACGTAGCACAGAGAACGCcgtccaccctccaccctccaccctccacccgcACAGCGCCCAGCGCTGAGTACTGCTCAGCCCTGCTGCCTTTCTGGGGGAAACGTAAAGTGGGATGctaaaaactgaaagagaaacCATCTGGCGTGGTAAGCTGAGAGCTGGGACGGGTCTCCCGGTGGATCCGAGTCCCTGTCTGATGGCAGGTGTTCCCTGGGGGCGCCTGGGCTGCTCAGGCGGTgtggtgtctgccttcggctcagggtgtgatcccgggaccctgggatcgagtccaatgttgggctcctggcttagcggggagtctgcttcttccttttcctcccctccccctgctccttctctttgtctctcaaatcttaaaaaaaaaaataagtaatagatGTTCCCTAACATAAAGCAAGCACCGGCTCCCAACGGCGGGGAGACCCTGGGTGCCGAGCCCGTTGACTTGGGTTCAGATTGGTCTCGTCACACCTGGGTGCTCTTCAGCGTCATCAGGACGAGCTGCCTCCGTCTCCCCAGGAGGCTATCCCAGCCCCCACCACGGGTACTTGGCGGACAGaagccctgggcagcccagggtcCCGCCGCCCACCtgccagatggggaaactgaggctcctcCATGGCAGCGAGTGAGGGCCGCAGCTTTGCCCGCCCTGCTTTGTGTCCCCAGAGCTGCGGCCTACAGCAAGCTCGGGAACTACACGGGTGCCGTTCAGGACTGCGAGCGAGCCATCTGCATAGACCCGTCCTACAGCAAAGCCTACGGCAGGATGGGGTGAGTGCCGCGAGGGGCCACACGGTCCCTGCCTTCCtggtcccccctcccctgcaggcaGTCCATGCCCCTTTCCTATTCGGGCTGCTTTCCACACGCCCAGCTCCGTCACCAGCTGACCTCCAGCAGTTCCCTTCCGTCTGGATGGACGGTCAGGAGTTGGCCCCACGCGGATGCCAGTCATAAAGCTGGgcctcccccgcgccccccagcTGCTCTGAATCAGGGTTCCCACTTCCCTGTGTCCTGTGCTTCCGTGATGTGCTGGAGCAGCTCACGGCCTCAGGACAGCACTTGGGCCCACTGGTCCATTGTAGAGGACACAGATGAAGAGGCCCCCAGGGCAGGGTCCAGGAAGGTCCTCGGCGCAGATCCCTGTCCCCCTAGAGAGGGGTGTGATGCCGTCACCAAAGGGGACGTCCACATGTCATCGTTCAGGAGTCTTACAGCCCACTCTCCAGCCTTCTCCCCTCCCAGAGGTTTGGGGTTGCCAGGTCCCCACTCAAATCCCAGCCTTGGTCTTCCTGGCCACCAGCCCCATCCTGAGTCACCTCACGGACAGGAACGCGGGTGTAATCAAAGGGGCTCGTTATAAAAACCACAGGAGACCTCTGTGACTTCGGAAGTTTTGCGTCCTAGGAGCTCTGTGCCGAGAACAGGGCCAGTGTGTCTgaccccctgccctctgcctctgagCCCTTCCTCTGGGCCTTCCAGCCCATCCTCTCAGCCCCCGCCACCCTGGCGTGCCGTCCCAGCAGACGCTAGGCCCGGTGGCGCTGGAGCAGTTGGGGCGTGGCGGGTGGGCAGCCCCCGGGCCCTCTCCCATGTCCTGGTGTCTCCCCCCAGCCTCGCTCTCTCCAGTTTGAACAAGCACACCGAGGCCGTAGCGTACTACAAGAAGGCCTTGGAGCTGGATCCTGAGAACGAGACTTACAAGTCGAACCTCAAGATAGCCGAGCTGAAGCTGAGAGAGACGCCGAGTCCCGTGAGTGGCccgggagggagcaggggagcgtGGGCCGGCGCCTTTGTTGTGGTGTCTGTGGGGAGGGGCGGGTGAGGTCGCGGATGTGGGGTTAGGACAGGCAGGCGAGCACTCTCTGCAGAGTCTGGGGCACGGGGTCCGACTGGCTGTCGAGTACCTGGCTCTGGGCGGTCAGGGCAGAGGATGGTGGCTCTGAGTGTGAGGCGCTGATGGAGGAAGGCTGGGTGTGTGGGCTGTGGACTCACTGGCCTGCGTGCTAAAGGTGGACTGGTGGTGTCCGGCGTTGGTCACCCCTGAGGGCCCTCCAGGGGCCCAAGGCAGCAGAGCGTTACAAAATACTTCTCCTAAGGGATCAACGGGGGGGCTTGGACCTTTGGCAAACACTAGCCGCAAGGCCTGGCCACTCGGGAGGGCGTCTAGGCCGTATGCGTCTTGGGACTCCAGCCGGCCCCCTGTGGGATCTTCTGTCTCCGTTCTGGGGGCCAGTGTCATGGTCCTGTGGCCACTCACCAGGCCTCTTCTCTTCTCCACAGACGGGAGGCGTCGGCAGCTTTGACATCGCCGGCCTGCTCAACAACCCCAGCTTCATGAGCATGGTAACCTGCGCTCCCATCTCCCGTGGGCTCTGGGCCCACCACCCGGGGCTGTGTCTGCCTGTGAGGGCCAGGGCTGCCGGCCTGGGTGGGGTTGGACACTAGCCCCGGCTATTCCTTAGGGTTGTGAccggggcatctggggggctgaGCAGcatccccaaccccaccctctcGACGCCAGGAGCTCCCCCCGTGTGACCACCTCCTAGGTCCCCAGACACTGCCATGCCCCAGGGGCAGCACTGAGCACGAAGGACAGCtggatcctgcctctcccctcccaatAACCCGGGAAACAGCATCCCTCTCTCCAGCTCGGTCTCCTCATGCTGTGGAGACCCTGACGGCAGCACACCCCACCTGCTTCCCAGGGTTCGGGTGGACGCCACCACCTTCTGACGCCAGAGACTTAAAGCCAGAAGCACTTGTTCTGTGCGGGGTGCCCAGCTGTGAGCCTCGGGCTGGTCGCTGCACGCCCATGTCCGTTAATGGGGGTCTTGCTCACCGCAGGCCACACTGCTGGCTCACGGGGCCTCGGTCCAGGGTCTCCAAGCATCAGGACGAGAGAAATCCCCAGCCTTCTGGCCGCAGAAATAccctcagggcagcagggagcgTCTTGTCTCCTAAGTCGGCAGAGGCCGCACTTGGTCCGCAGGCAGGACGGCTGGCCGGGCACGGCGAGGGGCCGGGCAGGGGACAGTGCGGTGCGGCACGGCTCACACCTCACCCGCGTCTGGGGTTGGCAGACCGGCAGGGTTTGTAGTTGCGTTGGCACCCGGGTGTGCGCCATGGTGACGCCAGCTGGGCGGGCGGGGCAGAGGCTGGCCCAGCAAGCAGAGAACCTCGACGCTGGTGCCTAAAAGTTAGCCGGTCCCCGTGAGCCACACCAGGCAGGCCCCTCTTCACCCTGCTTGGCCGCTTCCCAAAACGTCAAGGGGGGGCATGAAGTTCAAGCACAAGCGTCTGTCTCAGCGGTGTTTACCGAGGGAGCAAAATGAGGCTCACCATGCAGATGTGTTCAGTGGCTGGGAAAACGGATCAGAATACGTCTACACGGCAGAGCCTAAGCAGCCAGTAGATGCGGAGGTGCCCAAGGGTCTCTTAAAAGACCCAAGCAGGATAAAGCGGTAAAACGTGGCAGATCAGAGGTCGAGGAAGGGCGTCAGGAAGGCCCAGGGCCCGGCGCCGAGCAGGAGGGGCGTGCAGTCAGGAGACGGTGCGGCCACTTCCCTGTGTgatttgtgttcttttctttagGCGTCAAACCTAATGAACAATCCGCAGGTTCAGCAGCTGTAAGTGACAACCACGCTCCTTCGGGTCTGGGGTTAGATTTCTTATCGTGACCAGACGCACCTGCCGTAAAGTCTGCCTGTTTTAACCATTTCAGGGTTTACAGTGCGGTGGCGTTAAGTACATTCACggtgttgtgcagccatcaccaccatctagttccagaacattccatcaccccaaaagagTCCTTGTCCCCATCAGCCATCACCCCCTCAGCCCCCGGCCCCCATGAAACCCCTCCCTGTCCTAGACATGTCACACACATGGACTCACACACCGTGGGGCGTCCTGTGTCTGCTCCCTCCCGAGCATCGTGGGCTCGGTTCTGGGTCCATGTCCAGCAGCGGAATCTCTGGCTTGTGTGGTGATTGTGTTTAACTTAGTGAACACCTGCCCGACTCCGGTCAAGTCCTAAAACACAGCTTCTCATCCACTCACTGCTGACGTTGGGGCAGATCACTCTGGGGGGCGTCTGGGGCGCTGTGGGGGCAGGCCAGCACCCCAGATGTGACCCGTGTACCCTGGCTGAAGACCTCTGTCTTTAGGCCAGAAACCAAGGCTGTTCTGAGTGAGCTGGTGGCGTCACAGCAGCCGCCGTCGGGGCGGGGCCCCAGGGGGCTGCCGTGAAAGGGCAGGGATGGCGGGAACGGGAGGGCTGGGCTGTCCGCCACATCGCGGCCTCTCCTTGCAGCATGTCCGGGATGATTTCAGGCGGCCACAATCCCCTGGGGACTCCCGGCACCAGCCCCTCACAGAACGACCTGGCCAGTCTCATCCAGGCGTGAGTAGACCCCTTACTGGCCCTCGGGGGTGGCAGCGAGGGCCTGCCCAGGACCGTGAGAACGCGGGTGCCGTGTGCCCGGGCTCCGCTGGACCCCGTGGCCTCCGGTGGGGGGCGGGTGCCGGGGGAGTGGCCAGGAGGGCGCCGGGGCCTTCTGGTTGAGCCGGGCACGCCTCTCCCGCAGCGGCCAGCAGTTCGCCCAGCAGATGCAGCAGCAGAACCCAGAGTTGATAGAACAGCTCCGAAGTCAGATCCGAAGTCGGACCCCCAGTGCCAGCAACGACGACCAGCAGGAATGACCGCCCTCGTGAGTGCCCTGTGCGTCCTGAGCGCCGATTTGACGGCCCTGCGACCTCAAGGCCGGGCGGGTCTCCGTGGTGGGGGGCACCCGGGATCATCGCGCCCCTTCCCGGCTGTTTCCGTGGCACCCTGTTCCTTCCCGGTTGCGTGTGGGTGGGCTCGTCACTGCGCTGGGTTTTGCGTAGCCGATGGGTGACATCCCACTGCTTCCCGGAAGGGCCGCGGCCTGAGCGCCAACAGGCAGTGTTTGTGCAGAAAGCCCGTGACGGCCACAGTGATGGCCAGCAGGGTCCCTGGGAGGGAGGCCAGCAGGCCCACCCGGGTTCCCCTGGGCGGGGGGGTTACTGTTAGCCTCTGCTACTGCAGGATTGCAGGGAAACAGGCTGGGGGTCCCGGGGGTCCCGGTGCCTGTGCTGGCTTGGGccccctgggggtcctgggagacGTGCCTCCTGGCACAGTGGCTTTACCGCCCAGGAGACTTGGGCATCGTTGTCCTCCCGTTTCTCCTTTGACCGTGATTTTCTACTAAAAATTTAGAGGGCAgggcgcctgcctggctcagtccgCAGAGgctgtgactcctgatctcatgagtcatgagTTCGAGTTCCATGTGGGGTGtacagattactaaaaaaataaacttaaaaaaaaatagtttaagttttaaaagccaaaaacacGGAGCAGCAGGAAAAATAACTTCGAGCTCTGCCTGCAGCAGCGCACATTAATCATTTGGGCACATtttttccaggctttttttttttttctcccaagtactcttaaaaaaaacaataacaaaacctcATTGAGATCAGTTTTGCATTTGTTACGTGCTCGCCAACCTTCCCCGTCCTCGGCCCCACAACCTGCAGCGACGTTCTGCGTCCGCAGTGACGCCGGGGCTGCGGCCTGACCCGCCGCCTCGTGTCTTCTCCCCGCAGCCCTCCCAGTGCCGCCAGCTCCTTCCCACCGACTGGAAGCCGTCTCGCATTTTGCCGTCTTCTTCCCTTGGACCgcctgagagagaaacagaaacagaaattggACCTGCATG
Protein-coding regions in this window:
- the SGTA gene encoding small glutamine-rich tetratricopeptide repeat-containing protein alpha: MDNKKRLAYAIIRFLHDQLRHGGLSSDAQESLEVAIQCLETAFGVTVEDHDLALPQTLPEIFEAAAAGKEVPQDLRSPERTPPSEEDSAEAERLKTEGNEQMKVENFEAAVHFYGKAIELNPANAVYFCNRAAAYSKLGNYTGAVQDCERAICIDPSYSKAYGRMGLALSSLNKHTEAVAYYKKALELDPENETYKSNLKIAELKLRETPSPTGGVGSFDIAGLLNNPSFMSMASNLMNNPQVQQLMSGMISGGHNPLGTPGTSPSQNDLASLIQAGQQFAQQMQQQNPELIEQLRSQIRSRTPSASNDDQQE